One window of Desulfonatronum thioautotrophicum genomic DNA carries:
- a CDS encoding single-stranded DNA-binding protein: MAGSLNKAIIIGRLGTTPELKHTAQGTPVTNFNMATDESYTDKSGNKVEQTEWHRIVVWQRQAENVCKFLQKGSLALVEGKLQTRKWQDQQGQDRYTTEIVAQNVTFMDSKQDSERLRQGQGGDGQPVYPEDKQQGSEMPLGDDPPF; the protein is encoded by the coding sequence ATGGCAGGCAGCTTGAACAAGGCAATAATCATCGGTCGGTTGGGGACCACCCCTGAGTTGAAGCATACAGCCCAGGGAACACCGGTGACCAACTTCAACATGGCCACAGACGAATCCTATACGGACAAATCCGGGAACAAGGTTGAGCAGACGGAATGGCACCGGATCGTGGTCTGGCAACGCCAGGCCGAAAATGTCTGCAAGTTCCTGCAAAAGGGATCGCTGGCCCTGGTTGAGGGCAAGCTTCAAACCCGGAAATGGCAGGATCAACAGGGACAGGACCGGTACACAACCGAGATTGTGGCTCAGAACGTCACGTTCATGGACTCCAAGCAGGACTCCGAGCGACTGCGCCAGGGACAAGGTGGTGATGGGCAGCCGGTGTATCCCGAAGATAAGCAGCAAGGTAGTGAAATGCCTCTGGGTGACGACCCTCCGTTTTAA